A part of Rattus rattus isolate New Zealand chromosome 4, Rrattus_CSIRO_v1, whole genome shotgun sequence genomic DNA contains:
- the Rufy4 gene encoding RUN and FYVE domain-containing protein 4: MAEKETILKISRNLKNAVSAILQGYGDGQGPVTDTSAELHRLCGCLELLLQFDQKEQRSFLGARKDYWDFLFTALRRQRGYTEQMNFICSQDKLKTSLGKGRAFIRLCLAHGQLAESMQLCLLNPQLTREWYGPRSPLLCPELQGDILDSLYALNGVAFNLDLQRPDLDEAWPMFSESHYSSPSRTRERRPRKPKGFPEEVRCSKGEQLQGPEAGGTSCLQDATTEDLPPDLCTPLQQDHLPTFLEEKREDSRSLSCPQSIWETGREGFRLDQEGGPKTRKLLENSTASIQQQKGGAKDVQMQLTGRKDEGKGSLPGTEGRKTTEGIQERAADWNHDQELLAPSLQGREEDAELGYRHGWDQPGALGQSWVLGSKKGPTTGKPQEWTGVTHATVQKDQTEVPLQQEVIKEPGYGLQLTEVQAQCQEQLQAQEGELQALQEQLSRCQEERALLQAMLEQKQQEAERRAAMYEKELEGQRDLVQAMKRRVLELIQEKDHQWQRLQQLSTVAPGHCMGCNKVFRRLSRRYPCRLCGGLVCHACSVDYKKRERRCPACAQQEEIQVT, encoded by the exons ATGGCAGAAAAGGAAACCATCCTCAAGATCAGCAGGAACTTGAAAA ATGCTGTCTCTGCCATCCTCCAGGGATATGGGGACGGGCAGGGGCCAGTGACAGACACCAGCGCTGAGCTACACAGACTCTGTGGCTGCCTGGAGCTGCTCCTGCAG TTTGACCAGAAAGAGCAGAGGAGCTTCCTGGGGGCTCGGAAGGATTACTGGGACTTCCTGTTCACTGCCCTTCGGCGGCAGCGGGGCTACACAGAGCAGATGAACTTCATATGCTCACAGGACAAG CTGAAGACCTCGCTAGGAAAAGGCCGTGCCTTTATCCGACTCTGCCTTGCCCACGGACAGCTGGCTGAGTCCATGCAGCTGTGCCTCCTGAACCCACAACTCACCAG GGAATGGTATGGCCCTCGGAGCCCTCTGCTGTGCCCTGAGCTCCAGGGAGACATCTTGGACTCTCTCTATGCCCTCAACGGAGTTGCCTTCAACCTGGACCTGCAACGGCCAGACCTGGATGAAGCCTGGCCCATGTTCTCAGA ATCCCACTATTCCAGTCCCAGCCGGACCCGGGAAAGAAGACCCAGAAAACCCAAAGGTTTTCCAGAGGAG GTGAGATGCTCCAAGGGAGAGCAGCTGCAGGGACCAGAGGCTGGAGGAACCAGCTGTCTTCAAGATGCAACCACAGAAGACCTCCCACCTGACCTCTGTACCCCCTTGCAGCAAGACCATCTTCCCACCTTtctggaagagaagagggaggattcCAGAAGCCTCAGCTGTCCCCAGAGCATttgggaaacaggaagggaaggattTCGGCTAGACCAGGAGGGAGGCCCAAAGACCAGGAAATTGCTGGAAAACTCAACAGCCAGCATCCAGCAACAGAAGGGTGGGGCTAAGGATGTTCAAATGCAGCtgacaggaaggaaagatgaaggaaaaggaagtctgCCAGGGACGGAAGGTCGGAAAACAACAGAAGGGATCCAGGAAAGGGCAGCAGATTGGAACCATGACCAGGAGCTGCTGGCCCCCAGCCttcagggaagggaagaagatgcAGAGTTAGGATACAGGCATGGGTGGGATCAGCCTGGTGCTCTGGGGCAATCCTGGGTCCTGGGATCAAAGAAAGGTCCCACCACAGGGAAGCCACAAGAGTGGACAGGAGTAACCCATGCAACCGTGCAGAAGGATCAAACAGAAGTGCCCTTGCAGCAGGAGGTGATCAAG GAGCCTGGGTACGGCCTCCAGCTGACAGAGGTACAGGCCCAGTGTCAAGAGCAGCTGCAGGCCCAGGAAGGAGAACTACAGGCACTCCAGGAGCAGCTCAGCAG GTGTCAGGAAGAAAGAGCCCTGCTACAAGCAATGCTggaacagaagcagcaggaggctgAGAGGAGGGCTGCCATGTATGAGAAGGAGCTTGAAGGTCAGAGGGACCTGGTCCAGGCCATGAAAAGGAGGGTGTTGGAACTGATTCA GGAGAAGGACCACCAATGGCAGAGACTCCAACAGCTGTCTACTGTGGCCCCTGGACACTGCATGGGCTGCAACAAGGTCTTCAGGCGGCTGTCTCGGCGGTATCCTTGCAG gCTCTGTGGAGGCCTGGTTTGCCATGCCTGCTCTGTAGACTACAAGAAGAGAGAGCGTCGCTGCCCAGCCTGTGCCCAGCAGGAAGAAATCCAGGTCACCTGA